From Plasmodium relictum strain SGS1 genome assembly, chromosome: 8, the proteins below share one genomic window:
- the ABCB4 gene encoding ABC transporter B family member 4, putative: protein MKFLCNLAFFFFLACYLTKNIFSKNKQIFKDNEKRNIFFIKFYEWNKKKRNIKFHFRNFIKQKKVLQGKKNYKFIFNKINYKSKKKKEFLRIIKLNVAKKNNDYLFLLNNSKHNEKSNGNLLSSLFYKALEKSKSKSSLLNDATKLFRIIRESKYIFATGFLLTIISSVVDSYIPIFLSKTLAFVMNKSFVILKKSNFQIFNSFINYLNFNNPFYIYVLVSLLSLLFSSFRSYIFNVCAYVSTCKLQNYLFNVLLNKNINFYKKKGKGELISRLNIDSSELIDIFTTNLIVLLRNMIKIVLSFYFLYKINVNLFIMSLFIVIIISNISIFFSSIFRKFAKEESYIIAQSNNIIEESINSFSLIHTFNTHNKEIEKFNKSLDSIYFCRIKLGLLYMLEKFCIRLIDMITFIVTLILSKKTLENNKFVESRTIISSVIYMQNIISQSCIIEQQYSRVQELIGNAEDVIKLIERETIRNNQNKMSSSKYNIYNFFNLIDLKNFILKYSLLKKFQMIQRNSDYVANIMKPNYLKLFERNYNNLMKLLLDNKSYLNDDEFCLLNESKEVKNDENENIIKEEQINIQEKGILNPIQNNINDIKKCKLINLPIDEKNVKLEERDNSIKLNKEIKFNNTMKSFSSKSNIGDIFNKYEQPPNKLKINEYDINIEEIYNFIKNDDELIIKYNLDRKFINFLLSKYKRNILLLILKLYEEKNNLIREKFIFMFDNICSFKKLSIQDKKSILKMSNITNKTLYVILITFLFYNYSKFYYKKKKKNIINFLEKKYKFSSNSLNENLNINSNNEISDVNIDNINMNDALNDATINDTNMNGFQGKNDNSENSYVNNIYKPAKHTEYTNDLYKNNKLSSLNKYECNIEKGNLQLSKPKCINYKEILKKKKKKNFNNIFPCIIQNAIKELEILKFIDENYKYINENLMMDNMKDEKKGSTLIFENVDFYFAKYPKNKILSNINLNFSQKYTYGILCYNDSGKEYLSKLCSRLYNIKYGNILLDNENIKNVSKYILTKKISVIEEESYLFSDTIIYNILYSYNCVTKENKILSHLNYNFKLNQDNINKCIHLFLDHDFLNEDNKKKNVSKSNQEYFHNNGIVEENKDFNFKRCLMCGKKINIRLIQEQKKKKSYNKYKVHFIKKLYKEIMKVCKIVLLKDVINSYSDKFFHKINDKILSGGQKQKISLARAIIKKPQILILDEAFSALDSYNELKIFSNIKKYLPNCTIINISHKTTTINNCDYIYILKDGKIIEEGLRKKLMKNRNSEYVKKINEL from the coding sequence atgaaattctTATGTAATTTagcattctttttttttttagcatgttatttaactaaaaatatattttccaaaaataaacaaatttttaaagacaatgaaaaaagaaatatattttttataaaattctaTGAAtggaacaaaaaaaagaggaaTATTAAATTTCACTTCCGCAATTtcataaaacaaaaaaaagtattgcaaggaaagaaaaattataaatttatttttaataaaattaattataaatcaaaaaaaaaaaaagaatttttaagaattataaaattaaatgttgctaaaaagaataatgatTATTTATTCTTGTTAAATAATAGTAAACATAATGAAAAATCAAATGGAAATTTGTTGTCtagtttattttataaagcTTTGGAAAAGAGTAAAAGTAAAAGTAGTTTATTAAATGATGCAACAAAACTTTTTAGAATAATAAGAgaaagtaaatatatttttgctACAGGATTTCTATTAACTATTATATCCTCAGTTGTAGATTCATATAttcctatatttttatcaaaaacaTTAGCCTTTGTAATGAATAAAAgttttgtaattttaaaaaaaagtaactttcaaatttttaattcttttataaattatttaaattttaataatcctttttatatttatgtattagtTTCTCTTTTAAGTTTGctattttcatcttttagATCGTATATATTTAACGTATGTGCATATGTAAGTACATGTAAATtgcaaaattatttatttaatgtattattaaataaaaatataaatttctaCAAGAAAAAAGGGAAAGGAGAATTAATCAGTAGACTAAATATAGATTCCTCTGAATTAATTGATATTTTTACCACTAATTTAATTGTATTGTTAAGAAATATGATTAAAATTGTATtgtctttttattttctctataaaataaatgtaaatttatttataatgtccttatttattgttataattatttcaaatatttctatatttttttcaagtaTATTTCGTAAATTTGCAAAAGAAGAAAGTTACATTATTGCGCaatcaaataatattatagaaGAATCTATTAATAGTTTTTCTCTTATACATACATTTAATACACAcaataaagaaatagaaaaatttaacaaaTCATTAGAcagtatttatttttgtaggATAAAATTAGGTTTATTATACATGCTAGAAAAATTTTGTATTCGTTTAATTGATATGATAACTTTTATTGTAACTCTAATTCTAAGTAAAAAAactttagaaaataataagttTGTTGAATCTAGAACCATTATTTCTTcagttatatatatgcaaAATATTATATCTCAATCTTGCATAATTGAACAGCAATATTCGCGAGTTCAAGAGCTAATTGGGAACGCAGAGGATGTTATAAAGTTAATTGAAAGAGAAACTATTCGtaataatcaaaataaaatgagttcaagcaaatataatatatataatttctttaatttaattgatttaaaaaattttattttaaaatattctcttttaaaaaaatttcaaatgaTTCAAAGAAATTCAGATTATGTTGCTAATATTATGAAACCTAATTATCTAAAACTTTTTGaaagaaattataataatttaatgaaattattgTTGGATAATAAATCTTATTTAAATGACGATGAGTTTTGCTTATTGAATGAATCTAAAGAAGtgaaaaatgatgaaaatgaaaatattattaaagaagaacaaataaatattcaGGAAAAAGGAATCTTAAATCCaatacaaaataatataaatgatattaaaaaatgcaAATTAATTAATCTTCCAATTGATGAAAAAAACGTAAAACTTGAAGAAAGAGATAAttctataaaattaaataaagaaattaaatttaataatacaaTGAAAAGTTTTAGTTCTAAAAGTAATATTGgtgatatttttaataaatatgagCAACCaccaaataaattaaaaataaacgaatatgatataaatattgaagaaatatataattttattaaaaatgatgatgaacttataataaaatataacttagatagaaaatttataaattttttattatcaaaatataaaagaaatattctATTGCTAATCTTAAAATtgtatgaagaaaaaaataatttaataagagaaaaatttatatttatgtttgATAATATTtgttcatttaaaaaattgtctattcaagataaaaaaagtattctAAAAATGAGTAACATAACAAATAAAACATTATATGTAATATTGATaacctttttattttataattattcaaagttttattataaaaaaaaaaaaaaaaatatcataaattttttagaaaaaaaatataaattttcaagCAATAGTCTAAATGAAaacttaaatattaatagtaataatgaaataagtGATGTTAATATAGACAACATTAATATGAACGATGCTTTAAATGATGCTACTATAAATGATACTAATATGAATGGTTTTCAAGGAAAAAATGATAACAGTGAAAATAGCTATGTGAATAATATATACAAACCTGCAAAACATACAGAATATACTAATgatttatacaaaaataataaattaagttCTCTGAATAAGTATGAATGTAACATTGAAAAAGGTAATTTACAATTATCAAAACCTAAATGtataaattacaaagaaattttaaaaaaaaaaaaaaaaaaaaattttaataatatatttccaTGCATAATACAGAACGCTATAAAAGAATTAGAAATTCTAAAGTTTATtgatgaaaattataaatacataaatgAAAACTTAATGATGGATAATAtgaaagatgaaaaaaaaggaagtactttaatttttgaaaatgtGGACTTTTATTTTGCAAAATATCCtaagaataaaattttatcaaatattaatttaaatttttcacAGAAATATACATATGGGATTTTATGTTATAACGATTCAGGAAAAGAatatttatcaaaattatGCTCAcgattatataatataaaatacggcaatattttattagataatgaaaatataaaaaatgtatctaaatatattttgactaaaaaaatttctgTGATAGAAGAAGAAAGCTATTTATTTAGTGATACAATAATATACAATATACTTTATTCTTATAACTGCGTAACAAAAgagaataaaattttatcacatttaaattataatttcaaattaaaccaagataatataaataagtgTATCCATTTATTCTTAGATcatgattttttaaatgaagataataaaaaaaaaaatgtatcaAAATCAAATCAAGAATATTTCCATAATAATGGGATAGTTGAAGAAAATAAGGATTTCAATTTTAAAAGATGCTTAATGTGCggaaagaaaataaatattagaTTAATtcaagaacaaaaaaaaaaaaaaagttataacaaatataaaGTGCATTTCATAAAAAAGCTATATAAGGAAATCATGAAAGTATGTAAAATTGTCCTCCTAAAAGATGTAATAAATTCTTATAGtgataaattttttcataaaattaatgataaaatattgTCAGGAGGCCAAAAGCAAAAAATATCATTAGCCAGAGCAATCATAAAAAAACCgcaaattttaattttagatGAAGCATTCAGTGCATTAGATTCATATAacgaattaaaaatattttcgaacataaaaaaatatttaccaAATTGtactattataaatatttctcatAAAACAACGACGATTAATAATTGtgattatatttatatattaaaagatggCAAAATTATAGAAGAAGgcttaagaaaaaaattaatgaaaaacaGAAATAGtgaatatgtaaaaaaaatcaatgaattatga